Genomic window (Tenebrio molitor unplaced genomic scaffold, icTenMoli1.1 SCAFFOLD_221, whole genome shotgun sequence):
AGCCGGGGCGTTGCGCACCGCGTCTCCCCTGCCCTCCTGGATGAGATGGAGCAGGACTTCCGCGCCCGATCCTGACGGCGACGATGAGCCATCGACACACCTACCCTGGGCGCTTCTAGTGCGCCCAGGGGTCACCAGAAGGGAGCGCGTCATGCGCATGGAGATCAGGCCCGCCGAGGGCGGTGCGGACGCTGAGGCGTTCGCCGTCGAACTTGGTCAGGCCGTCAGCAAGCACTCTGGCACCCCGATGGCCATGGCTGGCCGGATGGTTGTCCTGGACCGTCTTTGACCCCTCCCTGAAGGCGCTCGCGGGCGCTCATCGGGTTCAGCGGGTCCCGGCAGGAGAGAAGCAAGGGCGGAGGCACTCCTCGACCATCCTCGTTGCCTGCCTGGACGACCCAGGGTCGGACCGCCCCTCCCTGCTTCACCTGGAGGATGTCCGCACAGACACCTTCCGGTCATCGGGCGCTGGAGGACAGCACCGCAACAAGACCGACTCCGCCGTTCGCTTGACGCACCTGCCCTCCGGGGTGGTCGTCACCGCGACAGAGGAGCGCTCACAGCACCAGAACCGTGTGGTCGCCTGGAAGCGCCTGCACGGGGTGCT
Coding sequences:
- the LOC138140778 gene encoding peptide chain release factor 1-like; translation: MRMEIRPAEGGADAEAFAVELGQAVSKHSGTPMAMAGRMRVPAGEKQGRRHSSTILVACLDDPGSDRPSLLHLEDVRTDTFRSSGAGGQHRNKTDSAVRLTHLPSGVVVTATEERSQHQNRVVAWKRLHGVLAEQSEVAAHTRRNRERAEDLDAHRTFSWTAWRDEVRTPSGGRTSMRAALKGRLRALLR